Proteins encoded in a region of the Drosophila sechellia strain sech25 chromosome 2L, ASM438219v1, whole genome shotgun sequence genome:
- the LOC6611629 gene encoding probable phosphorylase b kinase regulatory subunit beta isoform X2, producing MRDVPKSLGLSVTTPGGSSGAPDSGRHNSLEEINLDQFLKTSNYEDTVKQLDIYYGIVKRQLLRYQSPITGLFPVMSTDQLVGSVRDSVYCASAVWSLYQAYRRIDDDRGKSYELGQSTVKCMRGILECWVKQASRVELFKQRQSNQHALHSKFQLHTGEKIYPDEFYNHLQIDCVSLYLLFLVQMITSGLQIIYTHDEVAFVQNLVYYVERAYRTPDFGMWERGSKYNNGTPEIHASSIGMAKSALEAINGCNLFGEKGASWSVVYVDIDAHNRNRSIFETMLPRESSSKGVDASLLLTLSFPAFASHEDRLVEQTKQNVVNRLRCKMGFKRFTRDGFLSKNEDKSRRYYHSGELKEFEGLECEWPLFFIAMIIDGVFKNNNEQIEEFQNDLRRCLRTDVNGDPVVTMYYAPDGDGSYMRAPSQSLFLWGQSFFIIAQLLTAGLLHINELDPIRRYLPSYNRPRRAGRYSAFQGKAIDEKHKGTATDLVVQIVLIAESMRLQAMMATYGIQTQTPHEVEPVQIWSSTELIKVYQHLGVNNKVGLSGRPSRPVGSLGTSKVYRICGMTVLCYPLIFEVSDFYLYRDMALLIDDIKTELQFVGKYWRLSGRPTVCLLIREEHMRDPQFKEMLDLLAMLKKGYCDGMKVRIGRLQNLISSSCIEHLDFMNQSDLTDNENAFSQINHEYIGYQSLTDVPKALTYVEEKISVAHFDTKPTPDIINALRSTDSIYCLCQLWGIILNREGPHFEVNGLNVNTALTQLYHRAGSLRYWRAVRYCSSLLHHIVDSISPFITTVLVNGKELTVGIIGQKETVFDKPMTPAEIQNVMYTSVQPYDVIQAVLQQEVVLYCGRLIATNPSMFRGILKIRIGWVLEAMRIYLQISGQQSIDVDNLSPFQVRILLQKVLTVSEWAVEEKLTTLQRRQLEGCLCRVPKHFYNKIWEILQRTPQGILTQGHHLPATPTLTNMSRGELTFNLLVEETLICIDRPERRQITVELLCIVATILNRNPELHFKQALDLDGILAEAFAMYCKDNNIHHQPKAEHEQTKNEDLKTFYSLPYSETTGYLARAAVNKVLQGGIFSTTEEDVQLDGDRLHDDNCKVS from the exons ATGCGCGATGTGCCGAAATC TCTCGGTCTCTCGGTCACAACTCCAGGCGGCAGTTCGGGTGCTCCGGACAGTGGACGCCACAACAGCTTGGAGGAAATCAATCTGGACCAGTTCCTGAAGACGTCTAACTACGAGGACACGGTGAAGCAGCTAGACATCTACTATGGCATCG TCAAGCGTCAATTGCTGCGCTACCAGAGTCCCATCACCGGTTTGTTTCCGGTGATGAGCACCGACCAGTTGGTGGGATCCGTGCGGGACAGTGTGTATTGCGCATCCGCCGTGTGGAGCTTGTACCAGGCGTACAGAAGGATCGACGATGACCGCGGAAAGTCCTACGAACTGGGCCAGAGCACTGTGAAGTGCATGCGAGGCATTCTGGAGTGCTGGGTCAAGCAGGCATCGCGGGTGGAGCTCTTTAAGCAGCGCCAGTCCAATCAGCACGCACTTCACAGCAAGTTCCAGCTGCACACCGGAGAGAAGATCTATCCGGATGAGTTTTACAATCACCTGCAGATCGATTGC GTTTCACTCTATCTGTTGTTCCTCGTCCAGATGATAACCTCTGGCCTGCAGATCATTTACACCCACGACGAGGTGGCCTTTGTCCAGAATCTAGTGTACTATGTGGAGCGCGCCTATCGTACGCCCGACTTTGGCATGTGGGAGCGGGGCTCTAAATATAACAATGGCACCCCGGAGATCCATGCCTCCTCCATTGGCATGGCCAAGTCCGCCTTGGAGGCCATTAACGGATGCAATCTGTTCGGCGAGAAAGGAGCTTCATGGAGTGTTGTCTATGTGGACATTGATGCCCACAACCGGAATCGCAGTATTTTCGAAACCATGCTGCCCAGGGAATCAAGTTCAAAG GGAGTTGATGCGTCACTGCTGCTCACACTTTCCTTCCCAGCCTTTGCCTCGCATGAAGATCGCCTGGTGGAGCAGACCAAACAAAATGTTGTAAATCGTTTGCGCTGCAAAATGGGATTCAAGCGCTTCACCCGTGATGGATTCCTTAGCAAAAACGAGGACAAATCACGACGCTATTATCACTCTGGCGAGCTAAAGGAATTCGAAGGCCTGGAGTGTGAATGGCCGCTCTTTTTCATAGCCATGATTATCGATGGTGTGTTCAAGAATAACAATGAACAAATTGAAGAGTTCCAAAACGATCTGAGGCGCTGTTTGCGTACTGATGTCAATGGAGATCCCGTGGTGACAATGTACTATGCGCCGGATGGAGATGGCTCCTACATGCGTGCTCCATCGCAATCGCTGTTCCTGTGGGGACAGTCATTCTTTATCATAGCCCAGCTGCTGACCGCAGGACTCCTACACATCAATGAATTGGATCCAATCCGCCGCTACTTACCAAGCTATAATCGGCCCAGAAGGGCTGGTCGTTATTCGGCTTTCCAG GGCAAAGCTATTGACGAAAAACACAAA GGCACAGCCACTGATCTTGTGGTGCAGATTGTCCTGATTGCCGAGTCCATGCGACTGCAGGCTATGATGGCCACCTATGGCATCCAAACACAAACCCCACACGAG gTGGAACCTGTGCAAATCTGGAGCTCGACAGAGCTCATTAAAGTATATCAACATCTCGGAGTTAACAACAAGGTTGGCCTGTCCGGTCGTCCATCCAGACCGGTGGGTTCTTTGGGCACCAGCAAGGTGTATCGCATCTGCGGCATGACAGTCCTCTGCTACCCACTAATCTTTGAGGTCTCCGACTTTTATCTCTACCGAGACATGGCTCTACTAATTGATGACATCAAGACAGAGCTACAGTTTGTGGGCAAGTACTGGCGGCTATCGGGCAGACCTACAGTTTGTCTGCTTATTCGGGAGGAGCACATGCGTGATCCGCAATTCAAGGAGATGCTTGACCTGCTGGCCATGCTAAAAAAGGGCTACTGCGATGGCATGAAAGTTCGCATCGGTCGACTACAGAATCTGATTAGCAGCTCGTGCATCGAGCATCTTGACTTTATGAACCAAAGTGATCTGACCGACAACGAGAATGCGTTCTCGCAGATAAACCATGAGTACATTGGCTACCAATCGCTAACAGATGTGCCCAAAGCTCTGACATATGTGGAGGAAAAGATTTCGGTTGCG CACTTCGATACCAAACCCACGCCGGATATCATCAACGCACTACGTAGCACGGATTCCATTTACTGTTTGTGCCAATTGTGGGGTATAATTCTCAATCGCGAGGGTCCTCATTTCGAGGTAAACGGTCTGAACGTAAACACGGCCTTGACGCAGCTATACCACCGCGCTGGTTCCTTGCGCTACTGGCGTGCCGTGCGCTACTGCTCTTCTCTTCTTCACCACATTGTGGACTCCATTAGTCCATTTATCACCACTGTGTTGGTGAATGGCAAGGAGCTCACAGTGGGCATCATTGGCCAGAAGGAGACGGTTTTCGACAAGCCCATGACGCCGGCGGAGATTCAAAATGTCATGTACACGAGTGTCCAACCCTACGACGTCATCCAGGCGGTGTTGCAGCAGGAAGTGGTTCTGTATTGTGGCCGTTTAATAGCCACCAATCCATCCATGTTCCGTGGCATATTAAAAATTCGCATTGGCTGGGTGCTGGAGGCCATGCGAATCTACTTACAAATCTCAGGACAACAGAGCATTGATGTGGACAATCTTTCGCCCTTCCAAGTCCGCATACTTCTTCAGAAAGTTTTAACCGTCAGCGAATGGGCTGTAGAAGAAAA gcTCACTACCCTACAACGTCGTCAACTGGAGGGATGCTTGTGCCGTGtgccaaaacatttttataacaAAATCTGGGAAATCCTTCAGCGAACCCCTCAAGGCATTCTGACCCAGGGTCATCATTtgccagccacgcccacactaaCCAACATGAGCCGCGGCGAGTTGACCTTCAATCTGCTGGTCGAGGAAACACTGATTTGCATTGACCGCCCGGAAAGGCGTCAGATAACCGTGGAGCTTTTGTGCATTGTGGCCACCATTCTTAATCG taacCCCGAGCTCCACTTTAAGCAAGCTCTAGACTTGGACGGCATCTTGGCGGAAGCGTTCGCAATGTACTGCAAGGACAATAACATACATCATCAACCCAAAGCAGAGCATGAGCAGACCAAAAATGAGGATCTCAAGACTTTCTATTCGTTGCCATATTCCGAGACTACGGGCTATTTGGCTCGCGCCGCGGTCAACAAGGTTTTGCAGGGTGGCATCTTCTCCACCACTGAAGAGGATGTTCAGCTCGATGGCGATCGTTTGCACGACGACAACTGTAAGGTATCCTAA